The following are from one region of the Capsicum annuum cultivar UCD-10X-F1 chromosome 1, UCD10Xv1.1, whole genome shotgun sequence genome:
- the LOC107853839 gene encoding uncharacterized protein LOC107853839: protein MSSSGIEPESPDLVCQLDNVQGVVDALTSVRWKKQQHAVLELSEHGIVLIVEETACLQAKVYLQRELFVKYEYSAEGRPRFGVSLGLFVDCLNTFSVQGHSSAIEIRYPGPDMQLLLKSVESSDSCTYAEIRTRIPDTISWDYNFEPAGSTPLSFTVKSAALKEAIDDLEWPGSSIYLILQPSPPSVTFRGEGHGDLQIDFMCHANTDLLVAF, encoded by the exons ATGAGCTCATCTGGGATTGAGCCGGAATCTCCCGATCTAGTCTGCCAACTTGACAACGTTCAAGGCGTCGTCGATGCACTCACTTCCGTTCGATGGAAAAAACAACAG CATGCAGTTCTGGAGCTATCGGAACACGGCATAGTGTTAATTGTTGAGGAAACCGCTTGTCTTCAGGCCAAAGTTTACTTGCAACGAGAG ttatttgttaaatatgaatATAGCGCAGAAGGGAGGCCGCGTTTTGGAGTGAGCTTAGGGTTATTTGTTGATTGTCTGAATACATTTTCAGTTCAAGGACATTCAAGTGCTATTGAGATACGCTATCCTGGTCCTGATATGCAGCTTCTTCTCAA GTCTGTTGAATCTTCAGATTCTTGTACTTATGCGGAGATCAGAACAAGGATTCCTGATACAATATCATGGGACTACAATTTTGAACCTGCTGGAAGCACTCCTCTCAGTTTTACTGTGAAG TCTGCAGCTCTAAAGGAAGCCATTGATGACCTTGAGTGGCCAGGATCAAGTATTTATCTAATCCTACAGCCTTCACCACCATCGGTCACCTTTAGAGGTGAAGGCCATGGTGACTTACAG ATTGACTTTATGTGCCATGCAAACACCGATCTTCTGGTTGCATTT
- the LOC107853841 gene encoding LOW QUALITY PROTEIN: heat shock factor protein HSF8 (The sequence of the model RefSeq protein was modified relative to this genomic sequence to represent the inferred CDS: inserted 1 base in 1 codon), producing MGSASMEDAGEASPAPEPSPAAAPMSSSNAPPPFLMKTYDMVDDPSTDKIVSWSSTDNSFVVWDPPEFARELLPMYFKHNNFSSFVRQLNTYGFRKVGSDLWKFSNDGFIRGQKHLLRNISRRKPAHGQSQQQQLHGQSASVGVCVEVGKFGLEEEVERLKRDKNVLMLELVKLRQHQQNTDNQMQTVVQSLHIMEQRQQQMMSFLAKAVNSPGFLAQFVQQQNESNKHMIERSKKRRIGQDNPSGDLSVSPADGQLVKYQPVMKEAAKAMLRQITKLDSSPRLESLSNSPESLLIGDGSPQCKSLDGGSNNQISGVTLQEVPPASPQPFASATSAVAGQSSFSANIQFSESSSPVGAQDPPVLLSPSDMIMPEPSQFQEIVPENNMDINGSQTGIDSFMDSILGRNGKLPSEIDTFSPDLQTEWQSTLMDDIGELPSVGDPFWEKFLQNLFPTETEEMDSLEVEDIESTETKPLENGRDNVQHMEDLTEQXGATNIKQ from the exons ATGGGTTCTGCTTCAATGGAGGACGCCGGAGAAGCCTCTCCGGCACCAGAACCTTCGCCGGCGGCGGCGCCGATGAGTAGCTCAAATGCGCCACCACCTTTCTTAATGAAGACTTACGATATGGTGGATGATCCGAGTACTGATAAAATCGTTTCGTGGAGTTCTACTGATAATAGTTTCGTGGTTTGGGATCCTCCGGAATTCGCCAGGGAATTATTGCCAATGTATTTCAAGCACAATAACTTCTCCAGCTTTGTTCGTCAGTTGAACACTTAT GGCTTTAGAAAGGTTGGTTCAGACCTCTGGAAATTTTCTAATGATGGATTCATAAGAGGTCAGAAGCATCTGCTTAGAAATATTAGTAGGCGCAAGCCTGCTCATGGACAGAGTCAGCAGCAGCAACTTCATGGTCAGAGTGCGTCGGTTGGGGTTTGTGTGGAGGTTGGAAAGTTTGGTCTTGAAGAAGAGGTTGAGAGGCTGAAAAGGGACAAGAATGTGCTTATGCTGGAGCTGGTTAAGCTGAGACAACATCAGCAGAATACCGATAATCAGATGCAAACCGTGGTGCAGAGCCTTCATATTATGGAGCAGCGACAGCAACAGATGATGTCGTTCCTGGCAAAAGCTGTTAACAGCCCTGGATTCTTGGCACAGTTTGTACAGCAGCAAAATGAAAGCAATAAACACATGATAGAACGCAGCAAGAAACGCAGGATTGGACAAGATAATCCTTCAGGTGATCTTTCTGTTAGCCCTGCTGATGGACAACTTGTGAAGTACCAACCTGTAATGAAAGAGGCAGCGAAAGCAATGCTCAGGCAGATAACGAAATTAGATTCTTCTCCCAGGTTAGAGAGTCTCAGCAACAGTCCTGAAAGTTTACTGATTGGTGATGGTTCACCCCAATGTAAATCATTAGACGGTGGAAGTAACAATCAAATTTCAGGAGTCACTCTTCAAGAAGTTCCACCCGCTTCTCCCCAGCCATTTGCCAGTGCAACTTCAGCTGTGGCAGGACAAAGTTCATTTTCTGCCAACATTCAATTTTCAGAAAGCAGTTCACCGGTTGGAGCTCAAGATCCCCCTGTTTTACTGTCTCCATCAGATATGATTATGCCTGAGCCCTCACAGTTCCAAGAAATTGTGCCTGAAAACAATATGGATATTAATGGATCACAGACGGGCATTGATTCTTTCATGGATTCCATATTGGGGAGAAATGGAAAATTGCCATCAGAAATTGATACTTTTTCTCCAGACCTTCAAACCGAGTGGCAGAGTACTTTGATGGACGATATAGGAGAACTTCCTAGTGTGGGTGATCCCTTCTGGGAAAAGTTTCTTCAAAACCTATTCCCCACTGAGACAGAGGAGATGGATTCGCTTGAAGTAGAAGAtattgagagtactgaaactaaGCCACTAGAAAATGGACGGGACAATGTCCAGCACATGGAAGATCTTACTGAGC ATGGAGCAACTAACATCAAACAGTAA